A single window of Archangium gephyra DNA harbors:
- a CDS encoding deoxyhypusine synthase family protein, with amino-acid sequence MAKNPSNNRKNLRAHYSGARKADPRPITGKESPTELLEHAFSAYVGRQERTAFELMRRSMEVDASIFLTLSGAMTPAGLHQSCIIPLIEKGVISALTTTGANLYHDAHRIIGHAIREVNPNAGDLQYRLARIIRIYDLGFWEEALLDTDRLFSALLRRPEFQRKMTTPEFHYLLGKNIQAIEKKLGVKQPSLLSTCYKYGVPIFVGAVQDGSIFLNAVKLKRLMGDEFKFEIDINDDVYWMSAIQHYCRHHFSNKMAIWILGGGVPKNYTLQGEPLLDQILGVPTDGFDIDVQFCVDPVDNGALSSCPAGEGHTWGKVSMEAVEAGSMYVHTDVTAVFPWLTHALLSDTKMKRKPRRLMDVMQEAVTFLDKDVQKRRKSLLKTIDWSPDEPKPDPAEHETYVR; translated from the coding sequence ATGGCAAAGAACCCCTCGAACAACCGAAAGAACCTGCGCGCCCACTACTCGGGAGCGCGCAAGGCGGATCCGCGTCCCATCACCGGCAAGGAGTCGCCCACCGAGCTGCTCGAGCACGCCTTCTCGGCCTACGTGGGACGCCAGGAGCGCACCGCGTTCGAGCTGATGCGCCGCTCCATGGAGGTGGATGCCTCCATCTTCCTCACGCTCTCGGGCGCCATGACGCCGGCCGGCCTGCACCAGAGCTGCATCATCCCGCTCATCGAGAAGGGCGTCATCTCCGCGCTCACCACCACCGGCGCCAACCTCTACCACGACGCCCACCGCATCATCGGCCACGCCATCCGCGAGGTGAACCCCAACGCGGGTGACCTCCAGTACCGCCTGGCCCGCATCATCCGCATCTACGACCTGGGCTTCTGGGAGGAGGCCCTGCTGGACACCGACCGGCTCTTCTCCGCCCTCCTGCGCCGCCCCGAGTTCCAGCGCAAGATGACCACGCCCGAGTTCCACTACCTGCTCGGCAAGAACATCCAGGCCATCGAGAAGAAGCTCGGCGTGAAGCAGCCCTCGCTGCTGTCCACCTGCTACAAGTACGGCGTGCCCATCTTCGTGGGCGCCGTGCAGGACGGCTCCATCTTCCTCAACGCCGTCAAGCTCAAGCGCCTGATGGGCGATGAGTTCAAGTTCGAGATCGACATCAACGACGACGTCTACTGGATGTCGGCGATCCAGCACTACTGCCGCCACCACTTCTCCAACAAGATGGCCATCTGGATCCTCGGCGGCGGCGTGCCCAAGAACTACACGCTGCAGGGCGAGCCGCTGCTGGACCAGATCCTCGGCGTGCCCACGGATGGCTTCGACATCGACGTGCAGTTCTGCGTGGACCCGGTGGACAACGGCGCGCTCTCCAGCTGCCCGGCCGGTGAGGGCCACACCTGGGGCAAGGTGTCCATGGAGGCCGTGGAGGCCGGCTCCATGTACGTGCACACCGACGTCACGGCCGTCTTCCCGTGGCTCACCCACGCGCTGCTCAGCGACACCAAGATGAAGCGCAAGCCGCGCCGGCTGATGGACGTGATGCAGGAGGCGGTGACCTTCCTCGACAAGGACGTGCAGAAGCGCCGCAAGTCGCTGCTGAAGACGATCGACTGGAGCCCCGACGAGCCGAAGCCGGATCCGGCGGAGCACGAGACCTACGTCCGCTGA